One window from the genome of Sesamum indicum cultivar Zhongzhi No. 13 linkage group LG15, S_indicum_v1.0, whole genome shotgun sequence encodes:
- the LOC105177707 gene encoding protein JINGUBANG, with translation MKNSRTSNYDMATDSNVVLKKKETVGETLQTHDGQEEYSFRLSSTSEAGPANHDRPPPPSGSSSPYNSAVWEEPQASSTQTWDPPSSPLSKSPWSSHVAPESSYTYTGLMGSLVREEGHIYSLAASGDLLYTGSDSKNIRVWKNQKEFSGFKSNSGLVKAIIIAGERIFTGHQDGKIRVWKISGKDPSVHKRIGTLPTFTAKIKSSFNPNKYVEVKKNQNAIWIKHVDAISSLSLSEDKSLLYSASWDKTIKVWRISDSKCLESINAHDDAVNSVIAGFDGLVFTGSADGTIKVWRRELQGKGTKHFFSQTLLKQECAVTALALDPYATVLYGGSSDGLVNFWERAKFLSHGGVLRGHKLAVLCLATSGNLVLSGSADTNICVWRREEEEHSCLSVLTGHTGPVKCLAVEEDRKGTDVGGGDRQYTAYSGSLDKSVKIWRVSAQPWEPTPPDAPPQPQQQHQVESQNLHQRIPSVQSFSSSVGRGKVSQRRK, from the coding sequence ATGAAGAATTCAAGAACCAGCAATTATGACATGGCGACGGATTCCAACGTCGTcctgaagaagaaagaaacggTTGGCGAAACATTGCAGACTCATGATGGTCAAGAAGAATATTCTTTTCGCCTCAGCAGCACGTCGGAGGCCGGCCCCGCTAACCATGACCGCCCGCCGCCTCCCTCAGGCTCTAGCTCCCCCTACAACAGCGCCGTGTGGGAGGAACCGCAGGCATCTTCAACCCAGACATGGGACCCGCCTTCCTCGCCGTTGTCGAAATCTCCGTGGTCCTCTCACGTGGCGCCTGAATCGTCGTATACGTACACAGGCCTGATGGGGTCCCTTGTCCGCGAAGAAGGGCACATTTATTCATTAGCAGCTTCCGGGGATTTGCTGTACACGGGCTCAGACAGCAAGAACATCAGGGTATGGAAAAACCAGAAAGAATTCTCCGGGTTCAAATCTAACTCCGGATTGGTTAAAGCCATTATCATTGCGGGTGAACGGATTTTCACCGGCCATCAGGACGGAAAAATCCGGGTCTGGAAGATCTCCGGAAAGGATCCAAGCGTTCACAAGCGCATCGGAACATTGCCAACTTTCACGGCCAAAATAAAAAGCTCGTTCAATCCCAACAAGTATGTTGAGGTCAAGAAGAATCAGAATGCAATCTGGATCAAACACGTTGACGCCATTTCATCTCTCAGTTTGAGCGAGGATAAATCCCTGTTATACTCAGCTTCGTGGGATAAAACGATTAAGGTCTGGCGAATTTCAGATTCAAAGTGCCTGGAATCAATCAACGCGCATGACGATGCTGTAAATTCAGTCATCGCCGGCTTTGATGGACTGGTATTCACCGGCTCAGCCGACGGAACCATCAAAGTTTGGCGAAGAGAACTGCAAGGGAAGGGAACAAAGCATTTCTTTTCACAGACATTGTTAAAGCAAGAATGTGCAGTAACAGCCCTAGCTCTCGACCCTTATGCCACAGTTTTATATGGCGGATCATCAGACGGGCTAGTTAACTTCTGGGAACGCGCCAAGTTTCTTTCTCACGGGGGAGTTTTGAGGGGCCACAAGCTTGCAGTACTGTGTTTGGCCACGTCAGGAAATTTAGTGCTCAGCGGATCGGCGGACACCAATATTTGCGTGTGGAGACGGGAAGAAGAGGAGCATTCTTGTTTATCAGTGCTGACCGGGCACACTGGGCCGGTCAAGTGTTTGGCAGTCGAAGAGGATCGTAAAGGGACTGATGTAGGAGGCGGTGACAGGCAGTACACGGCATATAGCGGCAGCCTGGACAAGTCCGTGAAGATATGGAGGGTCTCTGCACAGCCGTGGGAGCCGACTCCACCAGATGCACCACCGCAGCCGCAGCAGCAGCATCAAGTCGAGAGCCAGAACCTACATCAAAGAATTCCGTCGGTTCAGAGCTTCTCATCGTCAGTAGGTAGAGGGAAGGTGAGCCAAAGGAGAAAGTAG